GTACAGTAACTGATTGGCCTCAGCAATGCAGCTTGCAGGATTGtcactgtttattactgtaatgtGAATATGCCTTAAAGCTGTACATAGATCTGAAAAGCAAATGGCAAACTGTCTTCAGCCTTTAATTCAATCCACTATTCCTGTTTGGTGGTGAAGGTTTGACCTCCCCACAACCAGAAAGACACAGTTCTGAGCCTCTTTAGTCTTTAGTCTATGTCCTCATTGTAAACCACTCTGATTAAGACTTCATAGAAAACCTGTAGTTCTGTGTACTTTGTTAGTTTCCACAGAGAAATTAAGTGCATTAAACAGTGACTTTAAAATCACTCATCTGGAATTACAGGTGAAAATATCTGGTAGCTACAGGGTGACAGCAGAGGCTTTGGAAAGGGAATGTTTAATCTCACTTGTTTTATGGGTCAAACTGGATGTCCTGAAGCCGGCTGAAGCAGTGTCCATTTAGTGTGGAGAAAGACGTGAACAAGTCCTTAGTGTTTTTGTACTCAGCTGTCCCGTCGACACGAATGATGACCGACTTGTTACCGAAACAGGATTCCCCATCTGGCCACCTCAGTCCCAGGTGATGACGATGAACCTACAAAAGAGCCACAGAACAGATAAAGACCTACAGATAAAAACAGCTTATTTCAGTTTGATCACACCCTCAATGTATAAAGTCATCCTACCTTAATGAGCGTGCCGTCGTTGCAGTGCCAGACGATGCCTTCGACTCGTCCCTCTGGACTCTCCTGGAACCAGGAGCACAGCTGCTGGAAGTCCACCGGTGGAGGGTTTCTGATTTTAACACTCCCGTGAGACACCAGGCAGTGGACAGGCTGCTTCTTACTCCCCAGTACTGTCAGGACAGTAACACTCAACTTTAGCTTACAATACACAAAAGTACATTCAACTTAATTTGTGTAATTCAGTAAAATTCTTTAAATGTCTTTCCGATAATGTTTAAATGTCTCAGAAACAACTATTATTTCTGCTTCTAtccaatcatttacacccaaacacaTGGGAAAATGAGGCTTTTAAGAAAAGTGAGGCTGCTTTTAAGCaacaatttgtttaaaaatgatctTCTCTGACAATAACATAAATGCATGTTGAAGGAAAACTTACCGTACGGGTTCCCATTCACATTGGTTCCAATGAGCTCCAGTGTTTGTTCCATGAGTTCAGACAGTGGAACTGCTGCAATTTCTAGCATGTCCTCATCGTCAGCGCTGGGCCTGAGAACGAGAGCCACCCCGACTTCGTAATCCACCACAGAGGAGTGCCAACAGTACTGCTTGTTGTCCTTCTCCACTGGTACCCAGCCTGAACATTCACAAGGACTAAATCAATACTCCTGCAGCAGCATCGTCCACAATGACATCAAAAAGCAGACTACCTTTATTTTACACAACATGTGATAAAGCAGAATTTCATCTAACCTGGAATGTGTCCGTGTTCATCAGGCACTGGATGGCCGTTGTGATGTTTGACCCTGTGAGCTGGGATCCATGTCTCTGGCACCGTCTTGAAATCTTCCTCTACATTCCATGTGAATCCTGAAAATGACAGCGAAAACGATATGAAACTAGTCCAACCTCCCTGCAGAAATGTTGACATTTAACgcacaaaaacactggataTATACCTTTACAGCTCCTGTGTGAATGCTGGTACTTTTTGAACCTCTTCTCTGCTTGTTTGTTGGGTTTCCTGTCAAGTCGAGCCCAGAGGTAAGGCTGCCCTACGGAAAAAAAGATAAACCTTTATTTAGTTAATCTCCAACTAATTATGAATACTTGGAGAcgagagcaaaaacaaacattttagtgAATGACTCCAGCTCAAAAATACCAGTTTGGCAGTTGATATTTTCCACTAATGGACAACGACAGGTGATAACGGCTATCGTAAACTGTCACTCACCTTTATAAACTGTGACATAACAGCAGGTACCATCCAGTTTTTCTGTGGCAAGTGCACAGTCGACGTTCGCCTCCAGAGCGACAGGGTTCACGTTTGCAGTGGCAACAACCTGAAAttgctgcagacagacagacagatgataAACAGTCTCAACTTTTAAATGTAACTTCTCTTTACTTATTACACCAAATATTAGTGAGATAtaattgctaaaaaaaaagaaaatcaattacTTATTCACTTATaattaagaaataaatgaaCTACTACTGAACTACTGTTAATTTAAAGCCAAAGATGACACATAATCACTCTGTACATTCATTTTTCCAACATATACAGTGCAAAGTGCAAATGTTTTGGGCACTGAAGATATTTAGATTCTTATCCATCAcaaaacaccacagaggaagcaTCTGATCACTTCCAAATTAATGAATCCTTCACACAGAGCTATCATCAgggacaagaagaacaaggagtcctgcagcaaATGGTCTGACCtccacagagtcctgatctcaacatGAGTCTGGGATTAGATGAAGAGACACTGAATCGGCCTAAATCCACAGAGAAACTGGGACAACTTTCTACAACCGTACATTCACTCCTCTCAGCTCTGGACAAAGACATaccataaatacacaaacacagcaaaactaaaaacacaagacaaagagaggggggaggcagCTCCTGCAACAGTCCCATTTATCAGCCTTTGTTGACACCTCACACCTGTGGCTAAAGTAACCAGTAGATATGGAAACAAAAGGTCACATGACAAGGACgctactgaaaaaaaaaaatcataactttagaaaataatcacatgtctatgaaaaatattaatgacTCAAGAACTAATATCCAATGTTAAGCGATGTAAGGTAAATGGAATGGAATGTGATTCTGCAACATGGTTTTAATTTACAATTTTTGTATTAATTCTCGTGCAAATCAGCGAATAGatactgaaaaatacaattGCGGTGCAGCAGGTTCACGTTGTTGTCAAAtcaatggctgctgctgctgctgctgctctcacctGACACTCTCGTTTTCTGGACTGTTCTTCCTTCACCTCCGTCAGAAACACACACGGTATCTTCTGCTGAACGGAGCCCAGACGTCGCATCGTTGTGTGCGGTTAAATATCCACCTGAACGCCCGGGGACAATGTTTATGGTTTTTCCGCTGAGAAGAGCAGAAATGAACGGCGTTTCCGCGTGGATGTGGATGTCATGTGGTCACGTgggctgtttttcttcttcttcttcgtcaCGTTGGTTGGTAAACGGTCACATGACTCGATAGCGCCCATGGATGTACTATTAGAGCGTTTACTTTTTAACTCTTCTGAGCTTTTGAGAGGTTTTACAAAGATTAAAACTCTATGGCTTAAAAACATATAATACAAAGAGTGGTGATTGATT
Above is a window of Lates calcarifer isolate ASB-BC8 linkage group LG10, TLL_Latcal_v3, whole genome shotgun sequence DNA encoding:
- the lg10h12orf29 gene encoding uncharacterized protein C12orf29 homolog codes for the protein MRRLGSVQQKIPCVFLTEVKEEQSRKRECQQFQVVATANVNPVALEANVDCALATEKLDGTCCYVTVYKGQPYLWARLDRKPNKQAEKRFKKYQHSHRSCKGFTWNVEEDFKTVPETWIPAHRVKHHNGHPVPDEHGHIPGWVPVEKDNKQYCWHSSVVDYEVGVALVLRPSADDEDMLEIAAVPLSELMEQTLELIGTNVNGNPYVLGSKKQPVHCLVSHGSVKIRNPPPVDFQQLCSWFQESPEGRVEGIVWHCNDGTLIKVHRHHLGLRWPDGESCFGNKSVIIRVDGTAEYKNTKDLFTSFSTLNGHCFSRLQDIQFDP